CGCCGTGGCCTGGCAGCCGATGTGCGCGTAGACGCCGGTGATCAGCAACTGGTCGCGGCCGAGCCAGGCCAGCTGCTCGGTGAAGGTGCTGCGCTGGAAGGCGCTGTAGCGCCACTTGACCAGCACCGTGTCTTCCGGTTCCGGGGCCAGTTCCGGCACCACGTCCGCGGCCGCCGGGTCGTCGTCGATCACCGCGCCGATGCCGTCACCCCAGAACTCGGTGAGCAGCCCGCGGTCGGCGGCGGCCTGGCGCCCCGGCTGTGCGGTGTAGAACACCGGCACGCCCGCCGCGCGCGCGGCGACGATCAGCGATGCGATGTTGGCGATCATCTCCGGCACCGGCGCACCCTGGTACG
The genomic region above belongs to Amycolatopsis sp. YIM 10 and contains:
- a CDS encoding isochorismatase family protein, which translates into the protein MSLPKIESYPLPTAAELPPGRVDWRPDPARVALLVHDAQRYFLAPYQGAPVPEMIANIASLIVAARAAGVPVFYTAQPGRQAAADRGLLTEFWGDGIGAVIDDDPAAADVVPELAPEPEDTVLVKWRYSAFQRSTFTEQLAWLGRDQLLITGVYAHIGCQATAVEAFMRDVRPFLVADAVADFSRGHHDQACEYVAQRCGVVTTTAGALSALSMPSAPIHAGAPR